The following coding sequences lie in one Spirosoma sp. KUDC1026 genomic window:
- a CDS encoding DUF3891 family protein has protein sequence MIVTQINTGWQIIHQQAHGLLAVQFAQYWQQDKRPAHWIETLVALTEHDDGQDPWVGKKHLTAAGTPLPFQILEYSVEQCRRLIDIGLEKSRWNALMLSMHTSFLYEGKRGVDSELDEFLDQQVANQKEWRKLYKATSAEVQYAYDFVQWCDALSLILCLNQVPPESRRLEISKGPDEVAYFLLQRSDGSILVDPWPFDATSFTVHVEAAELTQVVFIDDAELYRAIQEAPIERKEWQFRKA, from the coding sequence ATGATTGTAACGCAGATAAATACGGGATGGCAGATCATTCACCAGCAGGCGCATGGCTTACTGGCGGTGCAGTTTGCCCAGTACTGGCAACAGGATAAGCGACCGGCGCACTGGATCGAAACGTTGGTGGCTCTCACTGAACACGACGATGGACAGGATCCCTGGGTGGGTAAAAAACATTTGACCGCAGCCGGGACACCCCTGCCGTTTCAAATCCTCGAATACTCGGTTGAACAGTGCCGCCGGCTGATTGACATAGGCCTGGAAAAAAGTCGCTGGAATGCGCTGATGCTGTCAATGCATACCTCGTTTCTGTACGAGGGCAAACGGGGTGTCGATTCCGAGCTGGACGAATTCCTGGACCAGCAGGTGGCTAACCAAAAGGAGTGGCGTAAGCTGTACAAAGCCACCAGCGCCGAGGTGCAGTATGCGTATGACTTTGTGCAGTGGTGCGATGCATTGTCGCTGATTCTTTGCCTGAATCAGGTTCCCCCGGAGTCGCGCCGGCTGGAGATCAGCAAGGGGCCTGACGAGGTGGCTTATTTCCTGCTACAACGTAGCGATGGGTCAATCCTGGTTGATCCCTGGCCTTTTGATGCGACAAGTTTTACTGTCCATGTCGAAGCCGCTGAACTGACGCAGGTAGTTTTCATTGACGATGCTGAGTTGTACCGGGCCATTCAGGAAGCACCTATCGAGCGGAAAGAGTGGCAGTTCCGAAAGGCGTAA
- a CDS encoding pyridoxamine 5'-phosphate oxidase family protein — MEAKEQKNGQLTKVRDMVDDIRVAMMTTVDEQGNLVSRPMAAMQMDENGTLWFFTKRTSPKVEQIDQNESRVNLSFADVSDADYVSISGTATEVDDKAKIDELWDPQVKAWFPEGKEDPELILLKVHTQMAEYWNSSSSKMVRFFEQAKAALTDTVPDMGENKKVYN; from the coding sequence ATGGAAGCGAAAGAACAAAAGAATGGCCAACTGACAAAAGTCAGGGATATGGTGGACGACATTCGTGTTGCCATGATGACTACAGTTGATGAACAGGGGAACCTAGTCAGTCGACCAATGGCAGCGATGCAGATGGACGAAAACGGTACGCTCTGGTTCTTTACCAAACGTACGTCGCCGAAAGTAGAGCAGATCGACCAGAACGAAAGCCGGGTTAACTTGTCTTTTGCTGATGTCAGCGATGCCGATTATGTATCGATTTCGGGGACGGCTACGGAAGTCGATGATAAAGCGAAGATTGATGAACTCTGGGATCCACAGGTCAAAGCCTGGTTCCCCGAAGGAAAGGAAGATCCGGAATTGATCCTGCTGAAAGTACATACTCAGATGGCCGAATACTGGAACTCCAGTTCGAGCAAAATGGTCCGCTTCTTTGAGCAGGCCAAAGCCGCACTGACGGATACGGTTCCGGACATGGGCGAGAACAAAAAAGTTTATAATTAA
- a CDS encoding four-helix bundle copper-binding protein translates to MEKDIYRSLVRCAVRCEAVAAECSVSDRDENQYQKILLHLDCASMCRQVAMLYLRGTDKVQHLAKDCIHVCESCLQQLSPQQTGKEMAEKACLEAIQSCLSILNVSSLSEQATNKVPAAVFYGVTMNEPVRY, encoded by the coding sequence TTGGAAAAAGACATTTACCGGTCTTTGGTGCGTTGCGCCGTTCGTTGCGAAGCTGTTGCTGCCGAGTGTTCGGTTTCGGACCGGGACGAAAACCAGTATCAGAAAATTCTATTGCATCTGGATTGCGCTAGCATGTGCCGTCAGGTAGCCATGCTTTATCTGCGTGGTACAGACAAGGTCCAGCACTTGGCAAAGGATTGTATTCACGTTTGCGAAAGCTGCCTTCAGCAATTATCTCCTCAGCAGACTGGAAAGGAGATGGCAGAAAAGGCGTGTCTCGAAGCCATTCAGAGTTGCCTGTCTATCCTCAATGTTTCGTCGCTCTCTGAACAGGCGACAAACAAAGTGCCCGCTGCTGTGTTTTACGGAGTAACGATGAACGAGCCGGTGCGTTATTAA
- a CDS encoding ATP-binding protein, translating into MISVATPLDVTDKKSMIRVLLVEDDEDDYMLTRALVSARENANIKLDWIDSYESALKALEENEHDVYLVDYRLGHHTGIDLIQAAQHLGCRAPMILLTGQDDLTVDQSALELGAADYLVKGRIDAQLLGRSIRYALRQASVLAEMASQENKYRSLFERSMDAIFVASGDLHFQDANPAVEKLLGYSREELQRLNPARLFANLNHLRALRFNVSEHGQIKDYETTLIHKNGRKRICLLSVWAVEDVIGQPEWYQGIVRDITEQKRAQQDLILAEKLTMTGKIARSIAHEVRNPLTNLSLALEQLKDELNTDDEYITMYTNIIGRNVDRIGQLITEMLNSSKPRELERKKQDFNAVVKSTLQLVNDRIKLKRMRIETEFAQENCQGMIDSDQVKTALLNILVNAVEAMQEGKGILKVRTYTTDDARVCVEVSDNGGGISEADRQRLFDPFFTGKSGGMGLGLTATQNIINSHKGSIDVESELGEGTTFKLYFPQ; encoded by the coding sequence ATGATTTCCGTTGCAACACCACTTGACGTTACTGATAAAAAATCGATGATTCGTGTGTTATTGGTCGAAGACGACGAAGACGATTATATGCTTACCCGAGCGCTGGTTTCGGCCCGGGAGAACGCCAACATCAAGTTAGACTGGATTGACAGTTACGAGAGCGCCCTGAAAGCGCTTGAAGAGAATGAACATGATGTTTATCTGGTCGATTACCGGCTGGGGCACCACACAGGTATTGATCTGATCCAGGCCGCGCAGCATCTGGGTTGCCGGGCTCCTATGATTCTGCTGACGGGCCAGGACGATCTGACAGTCGATCAATCGGCGCTGGAACTGGGAGCCGCCGATTACCTCGTAAAAGGCCGTATCGATGCGCAGTTGCTGGGACGTAGCATCCGGTATGCGCTGCGACAAGCCAGTGTACTGGCTGAAATGGCCAGCCAGGAAAACAAGTACCGGTCTTTGTTCGAACGATCGATGGATGCCATTTTCGTGGCTTCCGGTGACCTGCATTTTCAGGATGCTAACCCGGCGGTCGAAAAACTGCTGGGCTACAGCCGGGAAGAATTGCAGCGTCTGAATCCGGCGCGCCTGTTCGCCAATCTGAATCACCTGCGGGCACTCCGGTTCAACGTGAGTGAACACGGACAAATCAAGGATTACGAAACAACCCTTATTCACAAGAATGGCCGGAAACGAATCTGCCTGTTGTCCGTCTGGGCGGTAGAGGACGTAATTGGTCAGCCCGAATGGTATCAGGGTATTGTGCGCGATATTACCGAACAGAAGCGGGCCCAGCAGGACCTGATTCTCGCCGAAAAACTGACCATGACCGGTAAGATTGCCCGGAGCATTGCGCACGAAGTCCGGAATCCACTGACAAACCTGAGCCTTGCGCTGGAGCAGTTGAAAGATGAACTGAATACCGACGACGAGTACATCACCATGTACACCAATATCATTGGGCGTAACGTCGACCGGATTGGCCAGCTGATTACCGAAATGCTCAACTCGTCGAAACCCCGCGAACTCGAACGGAAAAAGCAGGATTTCAATGCCGTGGTGAAATCGACTCTTCAACTGGTAAACGACCGAATCAAGTTGAAGCGGATGCGGATTGAAACTGAATTTGCCCAGGAAAACTGCCAGGGCATGATTGACAGCGATCAGGTAAAAACCGCCCTGCTGAATATCTTGGTCAATGCCGTCGAAGCTATGCAGGAGGGCAAGGGCATATTGAAAGTACGAACGTACACTACCGATGACGCCCGGGTTTGCGTGGAAGTAAGCGACAACGGCGGGGGAATCAGTGAGGCCGATCGCCAGCGCCTGTTCGATCCGTTCTTTACCGGTAAATCGGGCGGCATGGGGCTGGGGCTCACTGCGACACAGAATATCATCAATAGCCACAAAGGATCGATTGATGTCGAGAGTGAACTGGGCGAAGGCACTACGTTCAAACTTTACTTCCCGCAATAA
- a CDS encoding response regulator, whose amino-acid sequence MTILIADDDIDDRLFMEQALRQCGYTQQIRFVEDGEYLMDYLYRKGEFNEANAPWPKLLILDLNMPRKNGFQVLREIKDDPALRRLPVVVMTTSSADDDVIRTYNLGVNSFVIKPFNFNRLVEIVSSLKTYWIDTVKLP is encoded by the coding sequence ATGACAATTCTGATTGCTGACGATGACATAGATGACCGGCTGTTTATGGAGCAGGCACTCAGGCAATGCGGGTATACGCAACAAATTCGGTTTGTTGAGGATGGCGAGTACCTAATGGATTACCTGTATCGGAAAGGTGAATTTAATGAAGCCAATGCACCCTGGCCCAAGCTGCTGATCCTGGATTTGAATATGCCCCGCAAAAACGGCTTTCAGGTGCTGCGAGAAATCAAAGATGACCCTGCTCTGCGCCGGCTGCCCGTAGTTGTGATGACTACGTCATCGGCCGATGATGATGTGATCAGGACCTATAATCTGGGAGTCAACTCGTTCGTTATAAAACCATTCAATTTTAACCGATTGGTAGAGATTGTCAGTTCGTTGAAAACGTACTGGATAGATACCGTTAAGTTGCCTTAA
- a CDS encoding porin family protein, with the protein MKKSIGTLFAAALLTVGAFVLNPSTAAAQGRTRVGIKGGLNASSLFYDSPNASNKNERIGFHLGLFAQAPIGEFFAIQPELLYTTKGAAADYNLVGARGRNTFQLNYAELPVLATFKLGQAVELQAGPYASYLLNSNLNSNGDFGTGTSSINRDNFNKVDYGLAGGLNVYLGKFLVGARYSQGIQNIANSGTAKLLLNNAKNSVGMLTIGYSFN; encoded by the coding sequence ATGAAAAAGTCAATTGGAACCCTGTTTGCTGCCGCGCTTCTTACCGTTGGTGCTTTTGTACTAAACCCATCTACCGCAGCCGCTCAGGGACGTACCCGTGTCGGAATTAAAGGTGGTTTGAACGCAAGTTCTCTGTTTTACGACAGCCCGAATGCCAGCAATAAAAACGAACGTATTGGCTTCCACCTGGGCCTGTTTGCTCAAGCGCCCATCGGTGAGTTTTTCGCTATTCAGCCCGAATTGTTGTATACCACAAAAGGTGCCGCTGCTGATTACAATCTGGTAGGTGCCCGGGGCCGTAATACGTTTCAACTGAACTACGCTGAGTTACCGGTACTGGCAACCTTCAAATTAGGACAGGCGGTTGAACTGCAGGCGGGTCCTTACGCTTCGTATCTGCTGAACTCGAACCTAAATTCAAACGGTGATTTCGGTACCGGTACCTCGTCAATCAACCGCGATAATTTTAATAAAGTCGATTACGGTCTGGCGGGTGGTCTGAACGTATACCTCGGCAAATTTCTGGTTGGTGCCCGCTACTCGCAGGGTATTCAGAACATCGCTAACAGCGGTACCGCTAAACTGCTACTCAATAACGCTAAAAACAGCGTAGGGATGCTGACAATCGGCTACAGCTTCAACTAA
- a CDS encoding sigma-54-dependent transcriptional regulator — MEKILIVDDNNDICLLLERFLSKQNYKTASVQRGEDGLALLRKESFELVICDFKLPDIDGLEMLRRIKVMNPSTAVIIITGYSDVRVAVQTVKHGAYDYVTKPLYPDEILYTIKAALERRTQSMKKNEEVEDEGVKTSAVKASSAKANLAPNGKRFIFGKSRVAEQLQKHIELIAPTDMSVIITGETGTGKEFVANAIHLKSKRAEKSFVAIDCGALSKELAGSELFGHVKGAFTGAMSDKAGSFEFANGGTLFLDEIGNLSYDNQIKLLRVLQERKIRRIGSNQDIAVDVRIIVATNEDLREAVRQGRFREDIYHRINEFEIHLSPLRERRADIMLFAEHFLEIANNQLEKSVIGFSDEAKEKMKDYYWHGNLRELQNVVKRSVLLTQGDFVEVDVLPHEIITPQYFSSEEVPTGNVQVNFDTVRPGVPVISQSAANLKSVSENAERAAILKVLEKTGYNKTKAAEVLNIDRKTLYNKLKAYDIHL, encoded by the coding sequence ATGGAAAAAATACTCATTGTTGATGATAACAACGATATCTGCCTGCTGCTGGAACGCTTCCTCAGCAAACAGAACTACAAGACCGCATCCGTGCAACGGGGTGAAGATGGTCTTGCGTTGTTACGCAAGGAGTCGTTCGAATTAGTTATCTGCGATTTTAAACTTCCTGACATCGACGGTCTGGAGATGCTTCGCCGAATCAAGGTGATGAATCCCAGTACGGCGGTTATCATTATTACCGGCTACTCCGATGTTCGGGTTGCCGTTCAGACGGTTAAACACGGTGCCTACGACTACGTAACCAAACCACTATATCCCGACGAAATTCTTTATACGATCAAGGCTGCTCTCGAACGACGTACCCAATCGATGAAGAAGAACGAAGAAGTCGAAGATGAAGGGGTTAAAACGTCGGCCGTTAAAGCCAGTTCGGCAAAGGCTAATCTGGCGCCGAATGGCAAACGGTTCATCTTCGGTAAAAGCCGCGTGGCCGAGCAACTTCAGAAACACATAGAACTGATCGCCCCAACCGATATGTCCGTTATCATTACGGGTGAAACGGGAACGGGAAAAGAGTTCGTGGCCAATGCCATTCACCTCAAAAGCAAACGGGCTGAGAAGTCATTTGTGGCCATCGATTGTGGTGCCCTCAGTAAAGAACTGGCTGGGAGTGAACTGTTCGGGCACGTAAAAGGAGCCTTTACGGGGGCTATGTCCGACAAGGCGGGGAGTTTTGAGTTCGCCAACGGCGGTACGCTGTTTCTGGACGAAATCGGAAATCTCTCATACGACAACCAGATCAAACTGCTGCGCGTGCTGCAGGAACGAAAGATCCGCCGGATTGGGAGCAACCAGGATATTGCCGTCGACGTGCGGATTATTGTTGCTACCAATGAAGACCTGCGGGAAGCAGTCCGGCAGGGCCGTTTCCGGGAAGATATCTACCACCGCATCAACGAGTTCGAGATTCATCTGTCGCCCCTGCGCGAACGCCGGGCTGACATTATGTTGTTTGCCGAGCATTTTCTGGAGATTGCCAACAACCAGCTCGAAAAGTCCGTCATTGGTTTCAGCGATGAAGCGAAGGAAAAGATGAAGGATTACTATTGGCACGGTAACCTGCGTGAGCTTCAGAACGTTGTGAAACGGTCTGTGCTGCTTACCCAGGGTGATTTTGTTGAAGTGGATGTACTGCCTCACGAGATCATTACGCCCCAGTATTTCTCCAGCGAAGAGGTGCCAACCGGTAACGTTCAGGTGAATTTCGATACCGTTCGTCCCGGCGTACCGGTCATTTCACAGTCGGCTGCTAACCTGAAATCGGTATCGGAAAATGCCGAACGGGCTGCCATTCTGAAAGTGCTGGAGAAAACCGGCTACAATAAAACCAAAGCTGCCGAAGTGCTTAATATCGACCGCAAGACGCTTTATAACAAACTGAAAGCGTATGATATTCATCTGTGA
- a CDS encoding response regulator transcription factor: MNTTNSTGAKRILIIDDETDICLLLSGLLRRLGYQPTCAHFIEEGRKCLTTQQFDAVFLDLNLPDGLGFDLLPMIRGAQANIKIIMISAFDGQAERKRATDQGADYFIGKPFTRRSVETALESMQV; this comes from the coding sequence ATGAATACAACTAACTCAACGGGGGCAAAGCGTATTTTAATTATAGACGACGAAACAGATATATGCTTACTGCTGTCGGGTTTACTGCGCCGGTTGGGCTACCAGCCAACCTGTGCCCATTTTATCGAGGAAGGCCGTAAATGTCTGACTACACAGCAGTTCGATGCCGTATTTCTGGATCTGAATCTGCCCGACGGACTTGGTTTCGACCTACTTCCCATGATTCGCGGAGCACAGGCGAACATTAAAATAATTATGATCAGCGCCTTTGATGGACAGGCTGAACGCAAGCGAGCGACAGACCAGGGAGCTGATTATTTTATCGGAAAACCGTTTACCCGGCGGTCTGTTGAAACGGCTTTGGAAAGCATGCAGGTTTGA
- a CDS encoding lmo0937 family membrane protein, whose translation MGNLLYTIAVVLIIIWLLGFLGFNSFGMGSLIHVLLVIAIIAVVLRLIQGRGV comes from the coding sequence ATGGGAAACCTACTTTACACAATAGCGGTCGTACTGATCATCATATGGCTGCTAGGCTTTCTGGGATTCAATAGTTTTGGAATGGGAAGCTTGATCCACGTGTTGCTGGTGATTGCAATCATTGCAGTCGTCCTGCGCCTGATCCAAGGTCGGGGAGTTTGA
- a CDS encoding endonuclease/exonuclease/phosphatase family protein, which yields MTPATILLIYSIIVVIASFINLLRIDYWWVRIWDFPHLQLTMLTVAGLTGWLFIGLPAEWPLWLAPVGLLAAFGYQAWLIYPYTPIHQKAVKAAPKLADQGETRKNTFRLMVANVYMENTHTPDVLKLVNKHQPDLVLMLETNEVWREAMEPLEETYPYRLLEPLDNTYGLLFYSRLPLEDEEIRYLVQADIPSIRACIRLRSGQRFRFYGLHPMPPTPTEHYRSTERDAELLLVGKEARKMDEPTIVAGDLNDVAWSHSTRLFQRVSGLLDPRIGRGLFSTFHAKYFFLRWPLDHVFVSEHFQLQSMRRLPNCGSDHFPILVTFEYTERTAAVETPEPEGNDLEETHETINKAL from the coding sequence ATGACGCCGGCCACCATTTTGCTGATTTACTCGATTATCGTTGTTATTGCTTCTTTTATTAATCTGCTACGTATCGACTACTGGTGGGTCAGAATATGGGACTTTCCACATTTGCAGCTAACCATGCTGACCGTTGCTGGCCTGACAGGCTGGCTGTTCATCGGACTGCCCGCCGAGTGGCCACTTTGGCTGGCCCCCGTTGGCCTGCTGGCTGCGTTCGGCTACCAGGCCTGGCTGATATATCCGTATACTCCGATACATCAAAAGGCTGTTAAAGCCGCGCCGAAACTGGCGGATCAGGGCGAAACCAGAAAAAATACCTTCCGATTGATGGTGGCTAATGTGTACATGGAGAATACCCATACCCCGGATGTATTGAAGCTTGTCAATAAACACCAGCCCGACTTGGTGCTGATGCTGGAGACCAATGAAGTCTGGCGTGAAGCAATGGAACCGCTGGAGGAGACGTACCCCTATCGCCTGCTTGAGCCATTGGATAATACCTACGGACTGCTGTTTTACTCCCGGCTCCCGCTCGAAGATGAAGAAATTCGGTATTTGGTACAGGCCGATATTCCCTCCATCCGGGCCTGCATCCGATTGAGGTCAGGGCAGCGCTTCCGTTTCTATGGGCTGCACCCTATGCCGCCTACCCCCACGGAGCACTACCGCTCCACGGAACGGGACGCTGAATTGCTCCTGGTTGGTAAAGAAGCCCGAAAGATGGACGAGCCAACGATTGTGGCCGGTGATCTGAACGACGTGGCCTGGTCGCACTCAACCCGCCTGTTTCAGCGGGTTAGTGGCCTGCTTGATCCGCGTATTGGCCGGGGCCTCTTCAGTACCTTTCACGCTAAATACTTTTTTCTGCGCTGGCCCCTGGATCATGTGTTCGTGTCCGAGCATTTTCAGCTGCAGTCAATGCGCCGATTGCCCAACTGTGGTTCTGACCATTTTCCTATTCTTGTTACGTTCGAGTACACGGAGCGTACAGCAGCGGTCGAAACGCCCGAGCCGGAAGGCAACGATCTGGAAGAAACCCATGAAACGATTAATAAGGCTCTGTAG
- a CDS encoding YtxH domain-containing protein yields the protein MKSLPGILVGLAVGAVVGVLLAPSSGKKTRKRLSSETDSFFKDLQDQLQSGLDSIKNQYTDYVDAAGSKADDLISQAKKKIN from the coding sequence ATGAAATCACTACCCGGAATCTTAGTCGGACTTGCTGTTGGCGCTGTTGTTGGTGTTTTACTAGCTCCATCGAGCGGAAAAAAAACCCGCAAACGCCTTTCGTCGGAAACAGATTCGTTCTTCAAAGACTTGCAGGACCAGCTTCAGTCGGGCCTCGACAGCATCAAGAATCAATACACGGATTACGTCGATGCGGCCGGTTCAAAAGCTGATGATCTGATCAGCCAGGCGAAAAAGAAAATAAACTAG
- a CDS encoding YtxH domain-containing protein, protein MRSTRDFLTGIITGVVIGLLTAPRSGKETREKLKEEANKRSGDLKDQWEKGVAQAKEGYEQAKTQVNQYADKAKEQASQYADKAKEQYGQLKDQATTAYNNAVAQKDDAKSEYNAKVDELANDAKSGVDESRDALKA, encoded by the coding sequence ATGAGAAGTACAAGAGATTTTCTGACAGGTATCATTACCGGCGTTGTTATTGGTCTTCTAACTGCCCCGCGCAGTGGTAAAGAGACCCGCGAAAAACTGAAGGAAGAAGCTAACAAGCGCAGCGGAGACCTGAAAGATCAATGGGAAAAAGGGGTAGCTCAGGCAAAAGAAGGCTACGAGCAGGCTAAAACGCAGGTCAATCAGTACGCTGATAAAGCCAAAGAACAAGCTAGCCAGTATGCTGACAAAGCAAAAGAGCAATATGGCCAGTTGAAAGATCAGGCTACCACGGCCTACAACAACGCGGTAGCTCAGAAAGACGATGCAAAAAGCGAATACAACGCGAAAGTGGATGAACTGGCAAACGATGCTAAGTCTGGAGTTGATGAATCCAGAGACGCACTGAAAGCATAA
- a CDS encoding PIG-L family deacetylase has translation MRFPTRLLLLLLAYYFPLSAWAQVPYGPIKTASTGDILLNLKKLDVLGSVLYLAAHPDDENTLLLAYMAKDKLVRTAYMALTRGDGGQNLIGPEQGEYIGVIRTQELLAARRVDGPDQFFSRAYDFGFSKSTDEAVRTWGQDKVLADVVWIIRKFRPDVIITRFPPDARAGHGHHSASAYLGEEAFKISNDPAKFPEQLAYVKPWQAKRIFWNAFIPGAFLSNKKPDEKGDIVGIETGVFNPELGRSYGEIAAESRSQHKSQGFGAPANRAAKIDYLVLKNGDPVSKNPFEGIDMTWKRVPGSEAVQALVSQAITTFKPAQPSASVPTLVKLYQALGKLDTTNIYVKAKRQEVQTLMQQCLGLWFESNPADYAATPGSTVNVTTNVVSRTDVPIKLTQVRYSTGKDTTMNLALKPNDVVLLPTTLTIPKNQKISQPYWLEKPLEKGLFQVDNQQLIGLPENPPAVSASYTFEIDGQSFTYTRPVIYKSTDAVDGEIYRPFIIQPDVTANLTERVFTFADNAPKTATVVLQAGRNTVSGSLKLNAPAGWRITPATQSFDLKNKGDEQRLSFTITPTAQATNGSLQAVMTTGAGTFTTGLRFVAYKHIPTQTLFPPAEAKLVKLDVKVTAKNIGYVTGAGDEIPAALEQMGCRVTILGAAELNGNLTGYDAIVMGVRAYNVNPSLARYQPKLMEYVKNGGNLIVQYVTPVNSFLRNETPLPPLGPYPFAISRERVTEEDAHMTFINPQHPLLNTPNKITQNDFNGWIQERGIYFAQDWDKQYEPIFSAHDQNEAAKEGSLIYAKYGKGHYMYTGLVFFRELPAGVPGAYRLFANMLSAGK, from the coding sequence GTGCGCTTTCCAACTCGACTTCTACTGCTCCTGCTTGCCTATTATTTTCCCCTTTCGGCCTGGGCGCAGGTACCTTATGGACCCATCAAGACCGCTTCTACCGGCGACATTCTCCTCAATTTGAAAAAGCTCGACGTACTGGGTTCGGTACTATACCTGGCCGCTCACCCTGATGACGAGAACACGCTGCTGCTGGCCTACATGGCCAAAGATAAACTGGTGCGGACGGCCTACATGGCACTGACCAGGGGTGATGGCGGTCAAAACCTCATTGGCCCCGAACAGGGTGAATACATTGGCGTAATCCGGACCCAGGAGTTATTGGCCGCCCGACGGGTCGATGGGCCCGATCAGTTCTTCAGCCGGGCCTATGATTTCGGTTTCTCTAAATCGACCGACGAAGCCGTACGTACCTGGGGGCAGGATAAAGTCCTCGCCGACGTTGTCTGGATCATCCGCAAGTTCCGTCCTGATGTCATCATCACTCGTTTTCCGCCCGATGCCCGCGCTGGTCACGGCCACCACAGCGCATCGGCTTATCTGGGCGAAGAAGCGTTCAAAATCTCGAACGACCCGGCGAAGTTTCCGGAGCAGCTAGCCTATGTAAAACCCTGGCAGGCAAAACGGATTTTCTGGAACGCCTTTATTCCGGGGGCCTTTTTAAGCAATAAAAAACCCGACGAAAAAGGCGATATAGTTGGCATTGAAACGGGCGTGTTTAACCCCGAACTGGGTCGCTCCTACGGTGAAATTGCCGCCGAGAGCCGCAGCCAGCACAAGAGCCAGGGCTTTGGTGCCCCCGCCAACCGGGCCGCCAAGATTGATTACCTGGTGCTGAAAAACGGTGATCCCGTCAGCAAGAATCCGTTTGAAGGTATTGACATGACCTGGAAACGCGTGCCGGGCAGTGAGGCCGTTCAGGCGCTGGTCAGTCAGGCTATTACTACCTTTAAACCAGCCCAGCCGTCGGCCTCCGTACCTACGCTGGTTAAGCTGTATCAGGCACTTGGCAAGCTGGACACGACGAATATTTATGTTAAGGCGAAGCGTCAGGAAGTGCAAACGCTGATGCAGCAGTGCCTGGGTCTCTGGTTTGAGTCGAACCCAGCAGACTATGCCGCGACACCCGGCTCAACCGTCAACGTAACGACGAACGTTGTCAGCCGCACCGACGTACCGATAAAACTCACACAGGTACGTTACTCGACCGGCAAAGATACGACGATGAATCTGGCGCTGAAACCCAACGATGTCGTGCTGCTGCCGACGACACTGACAATCCCCAAAAATCAGAAGATTTCGCAGCCCTACTGGCTCGAAAAACCGCTCGAAAAAGGACTGTTTCAAGTGGACAACCAGCAACTCATTGGCTTGCCGGAAAACCCTCCCGCAGTGAGCGCCAGCTATACCTTCGAGATCGACGGGCAGTCGTTTACGTACACCCGACCCGTCATCTACAAGTCAACCGACGCGGTTGACGGAGAGATTTACCGGCCGTTCATCATTCAGCCGGACGTAACGGCAAACCTCACAGAGCGCGTTTTCACGTTTGCCGACAATGCCCCCAAAACAGCTACGGTTGTGCTGCAGGCGGGACGTAATACCGTATCGGGCTCCCTCAAACTCAATGCTCCGGCTGGCTGGCGCATTACCCCCGCAACCCAGTCGTTTGACCTGAAAAACAAAGGCGATGAGCAACGGCTGTCCTTTACAATAACCCCTACTGCTCAGGCTACCAACGGTAGTTTGCAGGCCGTAATGACTACCGGAGCCGGTACGTTCACGACGGGACTGCGGTTTGTGGCGTACAAGCATATTCCAACGCAAACCCTCTTCCCACCCGCCGAAGCCAAACTGGTAAAGCTGGATGTGAAGGTTACCGCGAAAAATATTGGCTACGTTACCGGCGCGGGTGATGAAATTCCGGCCGCCCTGGAGCAGATGGGTTGCCGCGTCACGATCCTGGGCGCTGCTGAACTAAACGGTAACCTGACTGGCTACGATGCGATTGTGATGGGCGTTCGGGCGTACAATGTCAACCCGTCGCTAGCGCGCTACCAGCCTAAGCTGATGGAATACGTAAAAAACGGCGGTAACCTGATCGTGCAGTACGTAACCCCAGTCAACTCGTTCCTGCGCAACGAAACGCCACTGCCCCCGCTTGGCCCCTATCCTTTTGCCATTAGCCGGGAGCGCGTAACGGAAGAAGATGCTCACATGACCTTTATCAATCCGCAACACCCCCTGCTGAACACGCCTAACAAGATCACCCAGAACGATTTCAACGGCTGGATTCAGGAGCGCGGTATTTATTTTGCCCAGGACTGGGACAAGCAGTACGAACCTATTTTCTCGGCCCACGACCAGAACGAAGCCGCCAAGGAGGGTAGTCTGATCTACGCGAAATACGGCAAAGGCCACTACATGTACACTGGCCTGGTGTTCTTCCGCGAGCTCCCCGCTGGCGTGCCGGGCGCGTATCGGCTGTTTGCCAATATGCTGTCGGCTGGTAAGTAG